Proteins found in one Aspergillus chevalieri M1 DNA, chromosome 2, nearly complete sequence genomic segment:
- the PGS1 gene encoding CDP-diacylglycerol--glycerol-3-phosphate 3-phosphatidyltransferase (BUSCO:EOG09261ICI;~COG:I;~EggNog:ENOG410PHGG;~InterPro:IPR001736,IPR016270,IPR025202;~PFAM:PF13091;~go_function: GO:0003824 - catalytic activity [Evidence IEA];~go_function: GO:0008444 - CDP-diacylglycerol-glycerol-3-phosphate 3-phosphatidyltransferase activity [Evidence IEA];~go_process: GO:0032049 - cardiolipin biosynthetic process [Evidence IEA]) encodes MMFRRIGGHALRCAGRRPAARRKLPDRRFSAYTTSSPMASTASSASPLGTVAVELDRIAPRFEIPASQITILDSPSSFYSTLKDKIRKARRRVYLSTLYIGKAEHELLETLDQALRDNPDLKVSILTDALRGTRETPKASCASLLASLVANHGSERVEIRMFHTPNLTGLRKKWIPRRINEGWGLQHMKLYGIDDEIILSGANLSNDYFTNRVDRYHVFSSKELADYYGAIHHAVCNLSFLILPDPHSISGYLMDWPAANGAPSPLENPDEFTEYASTVLNPLIQPREKPELPSTTESSSQTYVYPVAQFTPLLKPDTSTEYPAVTAILRLLSSSPAFSGAQWLFTAGYFNIHPVLSSLLIHSTSACHTASTTRGTVLTASPWANGFYGSPGVSGMLPAAYTHLSARFLDRVADVQRTNSIQLKEWRRGTVGQPGGWTYHAKGLWLTLPREENPSLTFVGSSNYTKRSYSLDLEVGALVVTDDQKLKKRMGEEIEWLQKDAEGILREDLRRTERKVGWNVRLAMWIVEKVGGAL; translated from the exons ATGATGTTCAGACGAATTGGTGGCCATGCGCTTCGATGTGCCGGCCGCAGGCCTGCCGCGCGGAGGAAGCTCCCTGATCGCAGGTTCTCCGCGTATACAACCAGCTCGCCGATGGCCTCGACTGCTTCATCTGCATCGCCTTTGGGCACTGTTGCTGTGGAATTGGACCGGATAGCGCCTCGGTTTGAGATCCCAGCCTCACAGATTACGATCCTCGACTCTCCTTCTAGCTTCTACAGTACATTGAAG GACAAAATCCGCAAAGCCCGGAGACGAGTCTATCTCTCGACATTATATATCGGGAAAGCGGAGCACGAGCTCCTCGAGACATTGGATCAGGCGCTTCGCGACAATCCGGACCTCAAGGTGTCGATTCTGACGGATGCGCTGAGAGGGACTCGGGAAACGCCCAAGGCTTCGTGCGCCTCACTTTTGGCTTCACTGGTTGCCAATCATGGGTCAGAGAGGGTTGAAATTCGCATGTTCCATACGCCTAATTTGACCGGGTTgaggaagaaatggattccTCGGAGGATCAACGAGGGTTGGGGGCTTCAGCATATGAAGCTATATGGCATTGACGATGAGATTATACTTTCTGG TGCAAATCTGTCCAATGACTATTTCACAAACCGCGTGGACAGATACCATGTTTTCAGTTCTAAGGAACTCGCAGATTATTATGGCGCTATTCATCACGCCGTTTGTAATCTTAGTTTCCTAATACTTCCGGATCCGCATAGCATTTCTGGATACCTTATGGACTGGCCAGCAGCCAACGGAGCGCCGTCCCCTCTAGAGAATCCTGACGAATTCACCGAATATGCATCAACAGTCCTGAACCCCCTTATACAACCAAGAGAGAAACCTGAACTTCCGTCTACTACAGAATCTTCAAGCCAAACATATGTATACCCCGTGGCACAGTTCACACCATTGTTGAAACCCGATACATCAACGGAGTACCCAGCAGTCACAGCCATCCTTCGTCTACTCTCCAGCTCTCCAGCGTTCTCCGGTGCGCAGTGGCTTTTCACAGCGGGCTACTTCAACATCCACCCCGTCCTTTCCTCCCTCTTGATCCACAGCACGTCCGCCTGCCACACTGCCTCTACAACCCGGGGTACCGTGCTAACAGCATCACCCTGGGCAAACGGCTTCTACGGCTCCCCGGGTGTATCTGGCATGCTCCCCGCAGCATACACACACCTCTCTGCCCGCTTCTTGGACAGAGTCGCAGACGTCCAACGGACAAACAGCATCCAGCTCAAAGAATGGCGCCGCGGAACAGTTGGTCAACCCGGCGGGTGGACGTACCACGCCAAGGGTCTTTGGTTGACCTTACCCAGAGAAGAAAACCCTAGTCTGACCTTTGTCGGAAGCAGTAATTACACCAAGCGCAGCTATAGTCTGGATTTGGAGGTTGGTGCGTTGGTTGTCACGGATGACCAGAaattgaagaagaggatgggCGAGGAGATTGAATGGTTGCAGAAGGATGCGGAAGGGATATTGAGGGAGGATCTGAGGAGGACAGAACGGAAGGTCGGGTGGAATGTGAGGTTGGCTATGTGGATTGTCGAGAAAGTTGGAGGTGCATTGTAG
- a CDS encoding ribosome biogenesis protein LTV1 (BUSCO:EOG09262VVF;~COG:S;~EggNog:ENOG410PJ3J;~InterPro:IPR007307;~PFAM:PF04180;~go_process: GO:0042274 - ribosomal small subunit biogenesis [Evidence IEA]) translates to MPPRKWIDKKNAATYQLFHRSQHDPLIHDPQADDRVLHQVGGPSLAASDASKRTKNLHDLQDEFGTDAVRKNEGEAANYGIFYDDTKYDYMQHLRELGTGGGEAHFVEASSKDNNKGKNKGMKLEDALRQVSLDDGRSTAGGHSVYGSQYGDMLSTTSSYVRKPTYQDQQNIPDSIAGFKPDMDPRLREALEALEDEEFVDDEDEDVFGELTKSAEEMDPGEWEDTLFDVEEEDEDDGWESDATEKAPVQTGKTDIAETDDTDAASGKLPDLNEPIPDQHPEDQAWMREFAKFKKDAKSKPAAGPAAPPSIVPSEQRSTLASTVFTAGGTPVRRKKRKGAMTNPSAYSMSSSALARTEGHRLLDDRFEKVEALYALDEEDEEGFDDSMSMASGMTGMTGMTGMSTASSQAPSLVQANGTEVPPAHSFNNIMDDFLAGWDNNTSAQVKRKGVKMKRGKHGNEAIGMRMLDEVRQGLGPAKFNGKVPGRA, encoded by the exons ATGCCTCCCAGGAAGTGGAT TGACAAGAAAAATGCCGCGACATACCAACTCTTCCACCGATCCCAACACGACCCTCTAATCCACGACCCCCAAGCCGACGACCGAGTCCTCCACCAAGTCGGCGGTCCATCACTCGCTGCATCGGATGCCTCAAAGCGCACCAAGAACCTGCACGACCTCCAAGATGAATTCGGCACCGACGCCGTTCGGAAGAACGAAGGTGAAGCCGCCAACTACGGTATCTTTTACGACGACACAAAATATGACTACATGCAGCACTTGCGGGAGCTGGGAACCGGCGGGGGTGAAGCGCATTTCGTCGAGGCTTCTTCGAAGGACAACAACAAGGGGAAGAACAAAGGGATGAAGTTGGAGGATGCGCTGAGACAGGTGTCGCTTGATGATGGACGGAGTACGGCTGGTGGTCATAGCGTGTATGGGTCGCAGTATGGAGATATGCTGTCGACAACTTCGTCGTATGTTCGCAAGCCGACGTACCAGGATCAGCAGAATATCCCTGATTCTATTGCGGGGTTCAAGCCTGATATGGACCCTCGCCTCCGTGAAGCTTTGGAGGCGCTCGAGGATGAGGAATTTGtcgatgacgaagacgaagatgtGTTTGGCGAGTTGACTAAGAGTGCTGAGGAGATGGACCCGGGCGAGTGGGAAGACACCCTGTTCGAcgtggaagaggaagatgaagatgacgGCTGGGAATCCGACGCTACAGAAAAAGCCCCCGTGCAGACCGGCAAAACAGACATCGCGGAGACAGATGACACAGATGCCGCATCAGGAAAACTACCCGATCTCAACGAACCCATCCCAGACCAACACCCCGAAGACCAGGCCTGGATGCGCGAGTTCGCCAAGTTCAAGAAAGACGCCAAATCCAAACCCGCCGCAGGCCCCGCAGCACCACCCAGCATCGTTCCGTCAGAGCAACGCAGCACCCTCGCCTCCACCGTCTTCACAGCCGGCGGCACGCCTGTCCGCCGCAAAAAGCGCAAGGGCGCCATGACCAACCCCTCCGCATACTCCATGTCATCCTCTGCACTTGCCAGAACCGAAGGCCACCGACTCCTCGATGACCGGTTCGAGAAGGTGGAGGCCCTGTATGCCCTcgacgaggaagatgaggaaggCTTCGACGATAGCATGTCTATGGCTAGTGGTATGACCGGCATGACTGGTATGACTGGCATGTCGACTGCCTCGTCGCAAGCACCGAGCTTGGTCCAGGCCAATGGCACTGAGGTGCCTCCGGCACATAGCTTTAACAACATCATGGATGATTTCCTTGCCGGGTGGGACAATAACACCAGCGCGCAGGTCAAGCGCAAGGGTGTTAAGATGAAGAGAGGAAAGCATGGCAACGAGGCtattggtatgaggatgcTCGATGAAGTTCGGCAGGGCTTGGGACCTGCTAAGTTTAATGGGAAGGTGCCTGGAAGGGCATGA
- a CDS encoding complex I NDUFA12 subunit family protein (COG:C;~EggNog:ENOG410Q1EA;~InterPro:IPR007763;~PFAM:PF05071;~go_component: GO:0016020 - membrane [Evidence IEA];~go_function: GO:0008137 - NADH dehydrogenase (ubiquinone) activity [Evidence IEA];~go_function: GO:0009055 - electron transfer activity [Evidence IEA]), protein MSTITRTLRNLRRVGIKDAAHQMQYIGDTKAGTFIGTDRYGNKYFENMAEELPLRTRWVDYKQAEYDPSQIEPGWHAWMSYLVDQPPTVDKFMQTGIRPWELPEHRPMLTLSRGAYKTYSTTRPKVSAWTPVAAPR, encoded by the exons ATGTCGACTATTACTCGGACGTTGCGGAACCTCCGCAGAGTTGGTATCAAG GACGCTGCCCACCAGATGCAG TATATCG GTGATACCAAGGCTGGTACCTTCATCGGAACCGACCGTTACGGCAACAAGTACTTCGAGAACATGGCGGAGGAGCTGCCGC TCCGGACACGATGGGTCGACTACAAACAGGCTGAATACGACCCTTCGCAGATTGAGCCCGGCTG GCACGCTTGGATGTCCTACTTGGTCGACCAACCCCCAACCGTCGACAAATTCATGCAGACCGGTATCCGTCCCTGGGAATTGCCCGAGCATCGCCCTATGCTGACTCTCTCCCGCGGTGCATACAAAACTTATTCGAC CACCCGCCCCAAGGTTTCTGCCTGGACACCTGTTGCCGCTCCCCGGTAA
- a CDS encoding uncharacterized protein (COG:C;~EggNog:ENOG410PPFU;~InterPro:IPR023210,IPR036812;~PFAM:PF00248) produces MGVEQVNTLQIHFPDPETPLKEQAETFDSLHKAGKFKNPELLQEFIDICEANGYIKPTVYQGDYSAVNQGMEKKLLLILKKYGIAYNAFRHTLRRRWSHEQIHAEPLQPGSLHDAVKQLDKTTRALGTTTIDAALRWAYYHSLLEESDGIILGASSVKQIKSNIESVSRGPLPQECLGTFERIWEILWGPVKGDFL; encoded by the exons ATGGGTGTCGAGCAGGTCAACACTCTCCAAATCCACTTTCCAGACCCAGAGACCCCGTTGAAGGAACAGGCGGAGACTTTCGATAGTTTGCACAAGGCTGGAAAGTTCAAAAAT CCAGAGTTGTTACAGGAATTTATCGACATCTGCGAGGCCAATGGCTATATCAAGCCCACTGTCTACCAGGGCGACTACAGCGCCGTCAATCAGGGAATGGAAAAGAAGCTCCTCCTAATCCTGAAGAAATACGGTATTGCCTACAACGCATTCCG GCACACGCTTCGACGGCGATGGTCCCATGAACAAATTCATGCAGAGCCTTTACAACCAGGATCACTGCATGATGCGGTCAAGCAGTTGGATAAAACAACACGCGCTCTTGGAACTACAACTATCGATGCTGCACTGCGGTGGGCGTACTACCATTCTTTACTGGAAGAGAGTGATGGAATCATCCTCGGGGCCAGTTCTGTCAAGCAAATCAAGTCGAATATCGAGAGCGTCAGCCGGGGTCCTTTGCCGCAAGAGTGCCTCGGTACATTCGAGCGCATTTGGGAGATACTGTGGGGCCCGGTGAAAGGAGACTTTCTATAA
- a CDS encoding ribosome biogenesis GTPase LSG1 (BUSCO:EOG09262I5I;~COG:S;~EggNog:ENOG410PFXG;~InterPro:IPR030378,IPR027417,IPR006073,IPR043358;~go_function: GO:0003924 - GTPase activity [Evidence IEA];~go_function: GO:0005525 - GTP binding [Evidence IEA]), which produces MVLAKSKNSVGLGNSLMKDRFGKGKASAQKKVSHNAAVARVDMNGETYVTPGAKEAAWVKMRSVTEQGALDEFLSTAELAGTDFTAEKMSNVKIIHADQKNPYLLSASEEKSAVKKHQKNKARLTVPRRPKWDKTTTPMQLEAMERESLLDWRRGLADLQENHDLLMTPFERNLEVWRQLWRVIERSDLVVQIVDARNPLLFRCEDLELYVKQIDPKKKNLLLVNKADMLTDKQREMWADYFERNNIPFRFFSAHLAKERNEARLLENESGSEANDLADAAKDLNIEEQKKQEQEGENSRRTDILDVDELEELFLSNTPDTLPLNQEAGEQQKHKTVIGLVGYPNVGKSSTINALLGAKKVSVSATPGKTKHFQTLYLSPEIMLCDCPGLVFPNFATTKAELVVNGVLPIDQQREFTGPAGLVAHRIPKEFVENVYGVKINTRPIEEGGTGIPTASELLRTYARARGFSTTGQGQPDESRAARYVLKDYVSGKLLFCHPPPPAEGQEQIDPLEFNKELYDMTHLPARRQAVLAKAQQADNLDDVESELASLPSSKPNQSEEGQRARNLDTGFFAGSSSSAGRMTLPFNSQYTEQGQQMRKQLTGRKERMMVAMERGVDVSEVKGNSKKHFKGNKKRAKGKRAAGNTEEEYY; this is translated from the coding sequence ATGGTCCTCGCAAAGTCCAAAAACTCCGTGGGGCTGGGTAACAGCCTCATGAAAGACCGATTTGGCAAAGGCAAAGCATCAGCCCAGAAGAAAGTCTCGCACAATGCCGCCGTCGCACGTGTAGACATGAACGGAGAGACCTATGTCACGCCCGGTGCTAAGGAGGCTGCGTGGGTGAAAATGCGCAGTGTTACAGAGCAGGGCGCCCTCGATGAATTCCTGAGTACCGCCGAGCTGGCGGGTACTGATTTTACGGCGGAGAAGATGAGCAATGTCAAGATTATTCATGCGGATCAGAAGAACCCGTATCTCCTTTCTGCGTCGGAAGAGAAGTCGGCTGTGAAGAAGCATCAGAAGAACAAGGCAAGGTTGACGGTTCCGAGACGGCCGAAATGGGATAAGACTACGACACCGATGCAATTGGAGGcgatggagagggagagTCTGCTGGATTGGCGGAGAGGTCTTGCTGATTTGCAAGAGAACCATGACCTGCTTATGACTCCGTTCGAGCGCAACCTCGAAGTCTGGAGACAGCTGTGGCGAGTTATTGAACGGTCCGACCTTGTTGTGCAGATTGTCGATGCGAGAAACCCGTTACTGTTCCGTTGCGAAGATCTTGAACTTTATGTGAAGCAGATCGatcccaagaagaagaacttATTGCTTGTGAACAAAGCAGATATGTTGACGGATAAGCAACGAGAGATGTGGGCGGACTATTTTGAGCGAAACAACATTCCCTTCCGATTCTTCTCTGCACACTTGGCCAAGGAGCGCAACGAGGCGCGGCTTTTGGAGAATGAATCTGGTAGCGAGGCCAACGACCTGGCTGATGCAGCCAAGGACCTCAACATCGAagagcagaagaagcaggaGCAAGAAGGCGAAAACTCGCGGAGAACCGACATCCTCGATGTCGATGAACTCGAAgaactcttcctctccaacaCCCCCGACACCCTCCCCCTCAACCAGGAAGCCGGCGAACAACAAAAACACAAAACAGTCATCGGTCTAGTCGGTTACCCCAATGTCGGTAAATCCAGCACCATCAACGCCCTCCTCGGCGCCAAAAAGGTCTCCGTCTCCGCTACCCCCGGTAAAACCAAACACTTCCAAACCCTCTACCTCTCCCCCGAGATTATGCTCTGCGATTGCCCCGGTCTCGTGTTTCCCAACTTCGCCACGACAAAGGCCGAGCTCGTTGTCAACGGTGTCCTCCCCATCGACCAACAGCGCGAATTCACTGGTCCCGCTGGCCTCGTCGCACACCGTATCCCCAAGGAATTTGTCGAGAACGTCTACGGCGTGAAAATTAACACCCGCCCTATCGAAGAAGGAGGCACGGGTATCCCAACTGCCTCCGAGCTCCTGCGCACATACGCCCGCGCCCGCGGTTTCTCGACAACAGGCCAAGGTCAACCCGACGAATCCCGCGCAGCACGCTACGTGCTCAAAGACTACGTCAGCGGAAAACTCCTCTTCTGTCACCCTCCTCCACCCGCAGAGGGCCAGGAGCAGATCGACCCCCTCGAGTTCAACAAGGAACTTTACGACATGACGCACCTTCCCGCTCGTCGACAAGCCGTCCTTGCGAAAGCACAGCAGGCGGACAACCTCGACGACGTAGAGTCTGAACTTGCCTCGCTACCTTCTTCCAAGCCCAACCAGAGTGAAGAAGGCCAGCGTGCACGGAACCTCGATACGGGATTCTTCGCTGGCTCCTCTTCGTCTGCTGGTCGTATGACACTCCCGTTTAACTCGCAGTACACTGAGCAAGGACAGCAAATGCGGAAGCAGTTGACTGGCCGAAAAGAGAGGATGATGGTTGCGATGGAACGCGGGGTGGATGTCTCGGAGGTGAAGGGGAACTCAAAGAAGCATTTCAAGGGGAATAAGAAGAGGGCGAAGGGGAAGAGAGCTGCTGGGAATACGGAGGAGGAATATTATTGA
- a CDS encoding acyl-CoA dehydrogenase family protein (COG:I;~EggNog:ENOG410PH69;~InterPro:IPR006091,IPR009075,IPR013786,IPR009100, IPR036250,IPR037069;~PFAM:PF02770,PF00441,PF02771,PF08028;~go_function: GO:0016627 - oxidoreductase activity, acting on the CH-CH group of donors [Evidence IEA];~go_function: GO:0050660 - flavin adenine dinucleotide binding [Evidence IEA];~go_process: GO:0055114 - oxidation-reduction process [Evidence IEA]), which produces MSASARIPPIAQPFVSDRARKTLDLVEEFVEKDCIPADPLFQAQLDAAPSRWQAHPPVIEELKTKARRLGLWNMFLPKSHFSQGAGFTNLEYGLMAEYLGKSSVASEATNNAAPDTGNMEVLAKYGNEAQKGEWLGPLLDGKIRSAFLMTEPEVASSDATNIQLNIRREGNEYVLNGSKWWSSGAGDPRCQVYLVMGKSDPTNPDTYKQQSVILVPANTPGITVHRMLTVYGYDDAPHGHGHITFENVRVPISNMVLGEGRGFEIIQGRLGPGRIHHAMRTIGAAEKAIEWLIARINDDRKKTFGQSLSSHGVILEWVAKSRIEIDAARLIVLNAAIKIDQGNAKAALKEIAQAKVLVPQTALTIIDRAVQAYGAAGVCQDTPLAYMWALIRTLRIADGPDEVHLQQLGKRENRSRKDAIVSKLNWQRAETDRLLTANGFGKIKSHL; this is translated from the exons ATGTCTGCCTCTGCCAGAATCCCTCCCATCGCTCAGCCATTCGTGAGCGACCGGGCTAGAAAGACTCTCGACTTG GTCGAAGAATTCGTCGAGAAAGACTGCATCCCCGCCGATCCCCTTTTCCAAGCCCAGCTCGACGCTGCCCCCTCACGATGGCAAGCCCACCCCCCCGTAATCGAAGAGCTCAAGACCAAGGCCCGCCGCCTGGGCCTCTGGAACATGTTCCTCCCCAAGAGCCACTTCTCGCAGGGCGCGGGCTTCACAAACCTCGAGTACGGCCTGATGGCCGAGTACTTGGGAAAGAGCTCGGTTGCGAGTGAGGCGACGAACAACGCGGCGCCGGATACGGGGAATATGGAGGTGTTGGCCAAGTATGGGAATGAGGCGCAGAAGGGGGAGTGGTTGGGGCCGTTGTTGGATGGTAAGATTCGGAGTGCGTTCTTGATGACCGAGCCCGAGGTCGCGTCGAGTGACGCTACGAATATTCAGTTGAATATTCGGCGGGAGGGCAACGAGTATGTGCTAAATGGATCA AAATGGTGGTCCTCTGGTGCCGGTGACCCCCGTTGCCAGGTCTACCTGGTCATGGGCAAATCCGACCCTACCAACCCAGACACCTACAAGCAGCAATCCGTCATCTTGGTCCCCGCCAACACCCCGGGAATCACCGTGCACCGTATGCTAACCGTCTACGGCTATGATGACGCTCCCCACGGTCACGGCCACATCACTTTCGAGAACGTCCGCGTGCCTATCTCCAACATGGTCCTAGGCGAAGGCCGCGGCTTCGAGATCATCCAAGGCCGTCTGGGCCCCGGCCGCATTCACCACGCCATGCGCACCATTGGTGCCGCCGAAAAGGCTATTGAGTGGTTGATTGCGCGGATCAACGACGACCGCAAAAAGACCTTCGGGCAGAGTTTGAGCTCGCACGGTGTGATCCTCGAGTGGGTTGCGAAGTCGCGGATTGAGATTGACGCTGCGCGACTCATCGTGTTGAACGCAGCTATCAAGATCGACCAGGGCAACGCCAAGGCTGCTCTGAAGGAGATCGCGCAGGCCAAGGTTCTTGTCCCCCAGACTGCGCTGACTATCATCGACCGCGCGGTGCAGGCGTACGGTGCTGCGGGTGTCTGTCAGGATACCCCATTGGCGTACATGTGGGCGTTGATCCGGACGCTGCGCATCGCTGACGGACCTGACGAGGTGCACTTGCAGCAGTTGGGCAAACGGGAGAATCGGTCGCGGAAGGACGCGATTGTGTCCAAGTTGAACTGGCAGCGTGCTGAGACGGATCGGTTGCTTACTGCTAACGGATTCGGGAAGATCAAGAGCCATCTGTAA
- a CDS encoding uncharacterized protein (InterPro:IPR036396;~go_function: GO:0005506 - iron ion binding [Evidence IEA];~go_function: GO:0016705 - oxidoreductase activity, acting on paired donors, with incorporation or reduction of molecular oxygen [Evidence IEA];~go_function: GO:0020037 - heme binding [Evidence IEA];~go_process: GO:0055114 - oxidation-reduction process [Evidence IEA]), with translation MPISPMCRDPEQYPDPETFDGYRFYKLCQVKEQARCQFAASDRDGPGWDFGKFACVNLSNTDQTGDDGIATAL, from the coding sequence ATGCCCATCTCTCCCATGTGCAGAGATCCTGAACAGTACCCCGATCCCGAAACCTTTGATGGATACCGATTCTACAAGCTGTGCCAGGTCAAAGAACAAGCCCGGTGTCAGTTTGCTGCATCCGACAGAGATGGACCGGGATGGGATTTTGGCAAATTCGCCTGTGTCAATCTCAGCAACAcagatcaaactggtgatgatggcattGCTACTGCATTATGA